Proteins from a single region of Pyrus communis chromosome 6, drPyrComm1.1, whole genome shotgun sequence:
- the LOC137736779 gene encoding chloride channel protein CLC-d has protein sequence MLSNHLQNGIEAPKLAWSRLPHSEEAAEPDAVGLMKMSDDVGVESLDYEVIENYAYWEEQAQRGKLYVGYHVMVKWFFALLIGIGTGLAAVFINIAVENFAGWKFALTFAIIQKSYVAGFVVYIFINLVLVFSSVYIVTQFAPAAAGSGIPEIKGYLNGVDIHGVLLFRTLIGKIFGSIGSVGGGLALGKEGPLVHTGACIASLLGQGGSTKYHLSSRWLQIFNSDRDRRDLVTCGCAAGVSAAFRAPVGGVLFALEEVTSWWKSQLMWRVFFTSAIVAVVVRTAMGWCKSGKCGHFGSGGFIIWDLSDGQEDYSFEEFLPMAVIGVIGGLLGALFNQLTFYIAYWRRNYLHKNGNRVKIIEACLISLITSIISFGLPLLRKCSPCPEADLDSGIECPRPPGTYGNYVNFYCSKNKEYNDLATIFFNTQDDAIRNLFSAKTIHEYSAQSLLTFLVMFYSLAVVTFGTAVPAGQFVPGIMIGSTYGRLVGKFVVSFYKKLNIEEGTYALLGAASFLGGSMRMTVSLCVIMVEITNNLKLLPLIMLVLLISKAVGDAFNEGLYEEQARLKSIPLLESRPKYQMRKMTAKEASGKRVISFPRVVKVADVVSILQSNNHNGFPVIDHARNGETLVIGLMLRSHLLVLLQSKVDFQHSPLPCDPRGSRSIRHTISEFVKPASSKGLSMNDIHLSSDDMEMYIDLAPFLNPSPYIVPEDMSLTKVYNLFRQLGLRHIFVVPRPSRVIGLITRKDLLLEENEDPASVELQSTSVRTQYRDRRKVGRNGDMERPLLTSLLV, from the exons ATGCTGTCGAATCATTTACAGAACGGGATCGAGGCGCCGAAGCTGGCCTGGTCCCGCCTCCCGCACTCGGAGGAAGCCGCCGAGCCCGACGCCGTCGGTCTCATGAAGATGAGCGACGATGTCGGCGTCGAGAGCCTTGACTACGAAGTTATTGAAAATTACGCATACTGGGAGGAGCAG GCGCAGAGAGGGAAGCTCTATGTTGGTTATCATGTGATGGTGAAGTGGTTCTTTGCTTTGCTCATCGGTATCG GCACTGGATTAGCTGCGGTTTTCATCAATATTGCAGTCGAGAACTTTGCAGGCTGGAAGTTTGCATTGACATTTGCAATAATCCAAAAATCATATGTGGCTGGTTTTGTAGTATACATATTCATCAacttagttttggttttttcgTCTGTATATATCGTTACACAATTTGCACCCGCAGCAGCTGGGTCTGGTATTCCGGAAATCAAGGGATATTTGAATG GGGTTGATATACACGGTGTACTTCTTTTCAGAACCTTGATTGGAAAG ATCTTTGGGAGCATTGGCTCCGTGGGAGGTGGTCTAGCTTTAGGCAAAGAGGGCCCTCTTGTTCATACTGGTGCTTGTATTGCTTCTTTGCTTGGACAA GGTGGATCTACGAAATACCATCTAAGCTCTAGGTGGCTACAGATATTTAATAGCGATCGGGATCGTAGGGATCTG GTAACCTGTGGGTGTGCAGCTGGAGTGTCTGCTGCTTTTCGAGCTCCTGTTGGTGGTGTTCTATTTGCACTGGAAGAAGTTACATCTTG GTGGAAGAGTCAACTTATGTGGCGTGTATTTTTCACTTCTGCTATTGTGGCTGTTGTGGTGCGTACTGCAATGGGATGGTGTAAGAGTGGAAAGTGTGGACATTTTGGCTCAGGTGGCTTCATAATATGGGACTTATCAGA TGGTCAAGAGGACTACTCTTTTGAGGAGTTCTTGCCGATGGCGGTTATTGGGGTCATTGGAGGATTACTGG gaGCCTTATTTAACCAGCTTACGTTTTATATTGCATACTGGCGTCGAAATTATTTGCACAAGAATGGGAATCGAGTCAAG ATAATTGAAGCGTGCCTCATCTCGCTGATAACATCAATTATTTCCTTTGGTCTACCACTTTTAAGAAAATGCAGTCCATGCCCTGAAGCAGATCTAGATTCTGGTATTGAATGCCCAAGGCCTCCAGGAACGTATGGGAATTATGTAAAT TTTTATTGCAGTAAGAACAAGGAATACAATGATCTCGCAACTATTTTCTTCAATACTCAG GATGATGCAATTAGGAATTTGTTTAGTGCAAAAACAATTCATGAGTATAGTGCCCAAAGTTTGTTGACCTTCTTG GTGATGTTTTATTCATTAGCAGTTGTGACATTTGGTACTGCCGTTCCAGCTGGTCAATTTGTTCCTGGGATCATGATAGGATCTACATATGGGCGTCTTGTGGGCAAGTTTGTGGTTAGCTTTTACAAGAAGCTCAACATTGAAGAGGGAAC ATATGCTCTACTGGGAGCAGCTTCTTTTCTTGGAGGTTCAATGCGGATGACAGTGTCTCTGTGCGTCATTATGGTTGAAATCACAAATAATTTGAAATTATTGCCTCTTATCATGCTTGTTCTTCTTATTTCGAAG GCTGTTGGTGATGCTTTCAATGAAGGCCTGTACGAAGAACAGGCGCGATTAAAGAGCATTCCATTACTGGAATCAAGACCCAAGTACCAAATGAGGAAGATGACTGCAAAAGAGGCCTCTGGAAAAAGG GTGATTTCCTTCCCTCGTGTTGTTAAGGTTGCAGATGTGGTTTCTATTTTGCAGAGCAACAATCATAATGGCTTCCCT GTGATTGATCATGCAAGAAATGGGGAAACACTTGTAATTGGACTAATGCTTCGTAG TCACTTGTTGGTACTTCTGCAGTCGAAGGTGGATTTCCAACATAGTCCTTTACCTTGTGATCCAAGAGGATCCAGGTCTATCAG GCACACCATCAGTGAATTTGTGAAACCTGCTTCCAGTAAAGGCTTATCTATGAATGATATACATCTCAGTTCAGATGACATGGAAATGTACATAGATCTTGCCCCATTTTTGAACCCATCTCCTTACATTGTCCCTGAGGATATGTCTTTGACAAAG GTATATAATCTTTTCCGACAACTAGGTCTGAGGCATATATTTGTTGTTCCCCGTCCATCTCGTGTGATTGGCTTGATTACCAGGAAGGATTTATTGCTTGAG GAGAATGAGGATCCAGCTTCGGTGGAGCTCCAATCGACTAGTGTAAG AACTCAGTATCGAGATAGAAGAAAGGTTGGAAGGAATGGAGATATGGAGCGCCCGCTTCTCACTAGTCTTCTGGTCTAA
- the LOC137736780 gene encoding mavicyanin-like: MALVVRVVALVVAVTAVLEVSSAAVYKVGDSAGWTTFGNVNYKQWAASKTFQLGDVIRFEYNPQLHNVIRVTHAMYRSCNASLPLDSHTTGNDTITITTRGHYFYMCGVPGHCQAGQNVDINAMRHPSSAAPTPSALAPPAVTAPHAPTPGPSMAAPLQSLKGNFILLGLTLLVSGLA, translated from the exons ATGGCTTTGGTGGTCCGAGTCGTGGCTCTAGTGGTGGCGGTGACGGCTGTTTTGGAGGTGTCCAGTGCAGCTGTGTACAAGGTCGGAGACTCCGCCGGGTGGACCACCTTCGGAAATGTCAACTACAAACAATGGGCTGCTTCTAAAACTTTCCAACTGGGTGATGTTATCA GATTCGAATACAACCCTCAACTCCACAACGTGATTCGTGTTACGCACGCCATGTATCGGTCATGCAACGCCTCACTCCCCCTCGACTCCCACACCACCGGAAATGACACAATCACCATCACCACCAGAGGCCATTACTTCTACATGTGCGGAGTCCCCGGTCACTGCCAGGCCGGCCAGAATGTCGACATCAACGCCATGCGCCATCCTTCGTCGGCAGCTCCAACTCCTTCGGCATTGGCCCCTCCAGCAGTTACTGCTCCGCATGCACCGACGCCAGGTCCAAGCATGGCTGCTCCTTTACAATCActgaagggaaattttattctGCTGGGATTAACACTTCTTGTTTCTGGTCTTGCTTAG